The following coding sequences are from one Arthrobacter sp. 24S4-2 window:
- a CDS encoding LLM class flavin-dependent oxidoreductase has protein sequence MQIGVFSVSDITTDPTTGRTPTEHERIKASVAIAKKVEEIGMDVYAIGEHHNRPFFSSSPTTTLAYIAAQTERIILSTATTLITTNDPVKIAEDFAMLQHLSDGRVDLVMGRGNTAPVYPWFGKNIQDGIELAIENYSLLRRLWDEDTVNWSGKHRTPLQNFTSTPRPLDGVAPFVWHGSIRTPQIAEVAAYYGDGFFANNIFWPKEHYQQLIGLYRERYEHYGHGKADQAIVGLGGQFFMRKNSQDAVKEFRPYFDNAPVYGHGPSLEDFTSQTPLTVGSPQEVIEKTLTFREYFGDYQRQLFLIDHAGLPLKTVLEQLDLFGEEVLPVLRKEYAALTPAHVPEPPTHAGRVAARLAAQVPEDALGSSTAQDS, from the coding sequence ATGCAGATCGGCGTATTCAGCGTCAGTGACATCACCACTGATCCCACCACTGGCCGCACTCCCACTGAACACGAGCGCATCAAGGCGTCCGTGGCGATTGCCAAGAAGGTCGAAGAGATCGGCATGGACGTCTATGCCATCGGCGAGCACCACAACCGCCCCTTCTTCTCCTCCTCCCCCACCACCACGCTGGCCTACATCGCGGCTCAGACGGAGCGGATCATCCTGTCCACCGCGACAACGCTGATCACCACCAACGACCCCGTAAAGATCGCCGAAGACTTTGCCATGCTGCAGCACCTCTCCGACGGCCGGGTGGACCTGGTGATGGGACGCGGCAACACGGCGCCGGTCTACCCTTGGTTCGGCAAGAACATCCAGGACGGCATTGAGCTCGCCATCGAAAACTACAGCCTGCTCCGCCGGTTGTGGGACGAGGACACCGTGAACTGGTCCGGCAAGCACCGCACGCCGCTGCAGAACTTCACCTCCACCCCGCGCCCGCTCGACGGCGTGGCCCCCTTCGTGTGGCACGGCTCCATCCGCACGCCGCAGATTGCAGAGGTCGCCGCCTACTACGGCGACGGGTTCTTTGCCAACAACATCTTCTGGCCCAAGGAGCACTACCAGCAGCTGATCGGCCTCTACCGCGAGCGGTATGAGCACTACGGCCATGGCAAGGCAGACCAGGCGATTGTGGGCCTGGGCGGACAGTTCTTCATGCGGAAGAACTCCCAGGATGCGGTGAAGGAGTTCCGCCCCTACTTCGACAACGCACCCGTCTACGGCCACGGGCCGTCGCTCGAGGACTTCACGTCGCAGACGCCGCTGACCGTTGGCAGCCCGCAGGAAGTCATCGAAAAGACGCTCACCTTCCGCGAGTACTTCGGCGACTACCAGCGCCAGCTCTTCCTGATTGACCACGCCGGGCTGCCGCTCAAGACCGTGCTCGAACAGCTGGACCTGTTCGGCGAGGAGGTCCTGCCGGTCCTCCGCAAGGAGTACGCGGCCCTGACCCCGGCCCACGTGCCGGAGCCGCCCACGCATGCCGGCCGGGTGGCGGCCCGGCTGGCTGCCCAAGTGCCGGAAGACGCACTGGGCAGCTCGACGGCACAGGATTCCTGA
- a CDS encoding MarR family winged helix-turn-helix transcriptional regulator: MNAQPAESPVRLAAETWESLFRAQVAVMRRLQSGPAFKALAVNEYDVLFTLSRCPSGWLRLNELNDNVLLSQSSLSRLVERLERRGLLERMPAPQDGRGVLLKLTDAGRDLQKQIGREHVRDISALLTPALTAGEQRELLRLTEKLRGAVSGR; this comes from the coding sequence ATGAACGCCCAGCCAGCCGAGTCGCCGGTCCGCCTGGCCGCCGAAACCTGGGAATCGCTGTTCCGCGCCCAAGTGGCGGTGATGCGCCGGCTTCAGTCCGGCCCGGCCTTCAAGGCGCTGGCCGTCAACGAGTATGACGTCCTGTTCACCCTCTCACGCTGCCCGTCCGGCTGGCTGCGCCTGAATGAGCTCAACGACAACGTGCTGCTCAGCCAGTCCAGCCTCAGCAGGCTCGTGGAACGGCTGGAGAGGCGGGGGCTCCTGGAGCGGATGCCGGCGCCCCAGGACGGCCGCGGGGTGCTGCTGAAGCTGACGGACGCCGGCCGGGACCTGCAGAAGCAGATCGGGCGCGAACACGTGCGCGACATCTCCGCGCTGCTGACTCCGGCATTGACGGCAGGCGAGCAGCGCGAACTGCTGCGGCTCACCGAAAAGCTGCGCGGGGCCGTGTCCGGACGCTGA